In Lemur catta isolate mLemCat1 chromosome 1, mLemCat1.pri, whole genome shotgun sequence, one DNA window encodes the following:
- the DDX49 gene encoding probable ATP-dependent RNA helicase DDX49 — MAGFAELGLSSWLVEQCRQLGLKQPTPVQLGCIPAILEGRDCLGCAKTGSGKTAAFVLPILQKLSEDPYGIFCLVLTPTRELAYQIAEQFRVLGKPLGLKDCIIVGGMDMVAQALELSRKPHVVIATPGRLADHLRSSNTFSIKKIRFLVMDEADRLLEQGCTDFTADLEAILAAVPARRQTLLFSATLTDTLRALQGLATNQPFFWEAQAPVSTVEQLDQRYLLVPEKVKDAYLVHLIQKFQDEHEDWSIIIFTNTCKTCQILCMMLRKFNFPTVALHSMMKQKERFAVLAKFKSSIYRILIATDVASRGLDIPTVQVVINHNTPGLPKIYIHRVGRTARAGRQGQAITLVTQYDIHLVHTIEEQIKKKLEEFSVEEAQVLQIVTQVNVVRRECEIKLEAAHFDEKKEINKRKQLILEGKDPDLEAKRKAELAKIKQKHWRFRKKVEQTLRWQKAAGRAASGVHPTPRLGPA; from the exons GTCGGGACTGCTTAGGCTGTGCCAAGACAGGCAGCGGCAAGACAGCAGCATTTGTTCTACCCATCTTGCAGAAGCTGTCTGAGGATCCCTATGGCATCTTCTGCCTTGTCCTGACACCCACCAG GGAGCTGGCCTACCAGATCGCTGAGCAGTTCCGGGTCCTGGGGAAGCCTCTGGGTCTGAAAGACTGCATCATCGTCGGCGGCATGG acATGGTGGCCCAGGCTCTGGAGCTCTCCCGGAAACCACATGTGGTCATCGCCACACCAGGGCGCCTAGCTGATCACCTCCGCAGCTCCAACACCTTCAGTATAAAGAAGATCCGCTTCCTG GTGATGGACGAAGCCGACCGGCTGTTGGAACAGGGCTGCACAGACTTCACCGCAGACCTGGAGGCCATCCTGGCGGCTGTGCCGGCCCGCAGGCAGACACTGCTATTCAGCGCCACCCTGACTGACACGCTCAGGGCGCTGCAAGGCCTGGCCACCAACCAGCCCTTCTTCTGGGAGGCGCAGGCCCC GGTGAGCACCGTCGAGCAGTTGGACCAGCGCTACCTGCTGGTGCCTGAGAAAGTCAAGGACGCCTACCTGGTCCACCTGATCCAGAAGTTCCAGGATGAGCACGAGGACTGGTCCATCATCATCTTCACTAACACATGCAA GACCTGCCAGATCTTGTGTATGATGCTGCGCAAATTCAACTTCCCCACCGTGGCTCTGCATTCCATGATGAAACAG AAAGAACGCTTTGCTGTCCTGGCCAAGTTTAAGTCCAGCATCTACCGGATCCTGATTGCAACAGACGTGGCTTCCCG GGGCCTGGACATCCCCACAGTGCAGGTGGTCATCAACCACAACACCCCCGGACTCCCCAAGATCTACATCCACCGAGTCGGCCGGACGGCCCGTGCAG GGCGGCAAGGACAAGCCATCACGCTGGTGACACAGTATGACATCCATCTGGTGCATACCATCGAGGAGCAGATCA AGAAGAAGCTGGAGGAATTCTCAGTGGAGGAGGCCCAGGTGCTGCAGATCGTCACGCAGGTCAACGTGGTTCGGAGAGAATGTGAGATT AAACTGGAGGCGGCCCACTTTGacgagaaaaaagaaatcaacaagcGGAAGCAGCTGATCCTGGAGGGGAAG GACCCCGACCTGGAGGCCAAGCGTAAGGCTGAGCTGGCCAAGATCAAGCAAAAGCACTGGCGCTTCAGGAAGAAGGTGGAACAGACGCTGCGGTGGCAGAAGGCAGCAGGGCGGGCTGCCTCAGGTGTCCACCCAACGCCCCGCCTGGGGCCTGCCtaa
- the HOMER3 gene encoding homer protein homolog 3, whose product MSTAREQPIFSTRAHVFQIDPATKRNWIPAGKHALTVSYFYDATRNVYRIISIGGAKAIINSTVTPNMTFTKTSQKFGQWADSRANTVYGLGFASEQHLTQFAEKFQEVKEAARLAREKSQDGGELTSPALGLTSHQVPPSPLVSANGPGEEKLFRSQSADAPGPTERERLKKMLSEGSVGEVQWEAEFFALQDSNNKLAGALREANAAATQWRQQLEAQRAEAERLRQRVAELEAQAAAEAPQVSEKEALGQSLEQLEALVQTKDQEIQTLRTQTGGPREAPDTTEREETQQKVQDLETRNAELEHQLRATERSLEEARAERERARAEVGRAAQLLDVRLFELSELRDGLARLAEAAP is encoded by the exons ATGTCCACAGCCAG GGAGCAGCCCATTTTCAGCACACGGGCACACGTGTTCCAAATCGACCCGGCCACCAAGCGGAACTGGATCCCAGCGGGCAAGCATGCGCTCACTGTCTCCTATTTCTACGATGCCACCCGCAATGTCTACCGCATCATCAGCATCGGGGGTGCCAAG GCCATCATTAACAGCACCGTCACCCCCAACATGACCTTTACCAAAACCTCCCAGAAGTTCGGGCAGTGGGCAGACAGTCGTGCCAACACTGTCTACGGCCTTGGCTTTGCCTCTGAGCAGCATCTGACACAG TTTGCTGAGAAGTTCCAGGAAGTGAAGGAAGCGGCAAGGCTGGCACGGGAGAAATCTCAGGATGGGGGGGAGCTCACCAGTCCAGCCCTGGGGCTCACCTCCCACCAG GTGCCCCCGAGCCCCCTTGTCAGTGCCAATGGCCCCGGCGAGGAGAAGCTGTTCCGCAGCCAGAGCGCGGACGCCCCCGGCCCCACGGAGCGAGAACGGCTCAAGAAGATGCTGTCCGAGGG CTCCGTGGGCGAGGTACAGTGGGAGGCCGAGTTCTTCGCGCTGCAGGACAGCAACAACAAGCTGGCGGGCGCACTGCGAGAGGCCAACGCCGCTGCCACCCAGTGGAGGCAGCAGCTGGAGGCCCAGCGTGCGGAGGCTGAGCGGCTGCGGCAGCGG GTGGCTGAACTGGAGGCCCAGGCGGCTGCAGAGGCTCCCCAGGTCAGCGAGAAGGAAGCACTGGGCCAGTCACTAGAGCAGCTGGAGGCACTAGTGCAGACCAAGGACCAG GAGATCCAGACCCTGAGGACGCAGACGGGTGGGCCCCGAGAGGCCCCGGACACCACTGAGCGTGAGGAGACGCAGCAGAAGGTGCAG GACCTGGAGACCCGCAACGCGGAGCTGGAACACCAGCTGCGGGCAACGGAGCGCAGCCTGGAGGAGGCACGGGCTGAGCGGGAGCGGGCGCGGGCCGAGGTGGGCCGGGCGGCGCAGCTGCTGGATGTGCGGCTATTCGAGCTCAGTGAGCTGCGTGATGGCCTGGCCCGCCTGGCCGAAGCCGCACCCTGA